One region of Abyssisolibacter fermentans genomic DNA includes:
- a CDS encoding citrate/2-methylcitrate synthase, which translates to MTKDSFTKLFDELTIIAEKNNLIKPELYNMFNIKRGLRNSNGTGVKVGLTKVGNVQGYKFEDNKKIPMDGELFYRGIKVTDLVKGFQEKRRYGFEECVYLLLFGELPTQTKLDEFNELLDEWRMLPEGYTENMILKIPSKDIMNKLQRSILVLYSHDDKPDDTSVKNLLLQSIKLIARFPTIISYGYQAKVHYFDKKSLFIHSPQKGIGTAENILFMIRQDNKYTKVEAETLDLCLVIHAEHGGGNNSAFATHVVSSSGTDTYSAVASAVGALKGPKHGGANIKVREMIQDIKENATNWKERGILKDYLLKILRKEAFNKEGLIYGMGHAVYTKSDPRAVLLKKKAEELAIEKDAVDEFNLYKNIEDLTIEIFKELKGQDAIICANVDLYSGFVYEMLNIPEELYTPIFAAARVPGWCAHRIEQIVSDKKILRPAYANVDIGSKYISLDQR; encoded by the coding sequence TTGACTAAAGACTCCTTTACAAAATTATTTGATGAGTTAACCATAATAGCCGAGAAGAATAATTTAATAAAACCGGAGTTATATAATATGTTTAATATTAAAAGAGGATTAAGAAATAGTAATGGAACTGGTGTTAAGGTGGGGTTGACTAAAGTTGGCAATGTACAGGGATATAAATTTGAAGATAATAAAAAAATTCCAATGGATGGTGAGTTATTTTATAGGGGTATAAAGGTTACGGATTTAGTTAAGGGATTTCAAGAGAAAAGACGATATGGATTTGAAGAATGTGTATATTTACTGCTTTTTGGAGAGCTCCCAACACAGACTAAACTTGATGAGTTCAATGAATTACTTGATGAATGGAGAATGCTACCTGAGGGGTATACAGAAAATATGATTCTTAAAATTCCTAGTAAGGATATCATGAATAAATTACAGAGAAGTATATTAGTACTATATTCTCATGATGATAAACCGGATGATACTAGTGTAAAAAACCTCTTACTACAAAGCATAAAACTTATAGCAAGATTTCCAACAATAATATCATATGGGTATCAAGCAAAAGTTCATTATTTTGATAAAAAAAGCTTATTTATACATTCTCCTCAAAAAGGTATAGGTACAGCTGAAAATATATTATTTATGATTAGGCAGGACAATAAATATACAAAAGTAGAGGCGGAAACACTAGATTTATGTTTAGTTATTCATGCAGAACATGGTGGGGGTAATAACTCTGCGTTTGCTACTCATGTTGTATCTTCCTCAGGAACAGATACTTATTCTGCTGTTGCATCAGCTGTTGGAGCCTTGAAGGGACCAAAGCATGGAGGTGCAAATATTAAAGTAAGGGAAATGATTCAAGATATAAAAGAGAATGCTACAAACTGGAAAGAAAGAGGTATACTCAAGGACTATTTATTAAAGATACTAAGAAAAGAAGCATTTAATAAAGAAGGCTTGATTTATGGTATGGGTCATGCTGTGTATACGAAATCTGATCCAAGGGCTGTACTTTTAAAGAAAAAAGCCGAGGAGCTTGCTATTGAAAAGGATGCAGTTGATGAATTTAATCTATATAAAAATATTGAGGATTTGACCATTGAAATATTTAAGGAATTAAAGGGACAAGATGCTATTATATGTGCCAATGTAGATTTATATTCTGGATTTGTATACGAGATGCTAAATATTCCAGAGGAACTTTACACACCTATTTTTGCTGCTGCAAGAGTACCTGGATGGTGTGCACACAGAATAGAGCAAATTGTTAGTGATAAGAAGATTTTAAGACCAGCATATGCAAATGTAGACATAGGTAGTAAATACATTTCGCTAGATCAAAGATAA
- a CDS encoding isocitrate/isopropylmalate dehydrogenase family protein, whose amino-acid sequence MYNITLIPGDGIGPEVTDSARKIIDATGVNIKWDVVNAGASVYEKRGVLVPDEVYSSIEKNKIVLKGPITTPIGCGFRSINVMLRKKYDLFANIRPVKKINGLVTPFNDIDLVIFRENTEGLYSGVENQRDNDTAEAIKIITRKASMRIAREAFIYAKNNNKCKVAVVHKANIMKLTDGLFLDCVREVSIDFPEIELQEVIVDNMCMQLVMNPSKYEVIVTTNLYGDILSDLCAGLIGGLGLVPGANIGNDIAIFEAVHGSAPDIAGKNLANSIAVILSGAMMLNYIGEKEKSNLIINAVHKTISEGKYLTKDLGGTASTTDMTDAIIENLR is encoded by the coding sequence ATGTATAATATAACACTCATACCTGGAGATGGAATAGGACCTGAGGTTACGGATTCAGCAAGGAAAATTATAGATGCAACTGGTGTAAATATAAAATGGGATGTTGTAAATGCTGGAGCAAGTGTATATGAAAAGAGGGGTGTACTAGTCCCAGATGAAGTTTATAGCAGCATAGAAAAAAATAAAATAGTTCTAAAAGGACCTATTACTACACCTATTGGATGCGGATTTAGAAGCATTAATGTAATGCTTAGAAAGAAATATGACTTATTTGCTAACATTAGACCTGTTAAAAAAATAAATGGATTAGTTACACCGTTTAATGATATAGATTTGGTTATATTTAGAGAGAATACTGAAGGACTTTATAGTGGTGTGGAAAATCAAAGGGACAACGACACTGCTGAGGCAATAAAAATAATAACTAGAAAAGCATCTATGAGAATTGCAAGAGAAGCTTTTATATATGCAAAAAATAACAATAAGTGTAAAGTAGCTGTAGTTCATAAGGCTAATATTATGAAGCTTACAGATGGACTGTTTTTGGATTGTGTAAGAGAGGTTTCTATAGACTTTCCTGAGATTGAATTACAAGAAGTTATTGTTGATAATATGTGTATGCAATTAGTGATGAATCCATCAAAATATGAAGTGATTGTAACTACAAATTTATATGGGGATATTTTATCTGATTTATGTGCTGGACTTATTGGTGGTTTAGGACTTGTACCTGGAGCAAACATTGGAAATGATATTGCCATATTTGAAGCAGTTCATGGAAGTGCACCAGATATTGCGGGCAAAAATCTAGCAAATTCTATAGCAGTAATTCTTTCTGGTGCAATGATGCTAAATTATATAGGCGAAAAAGAAAAATCGAATTTGATAATAAATGCTGTTCATAAAACAATAAGTGAAGGTAAATATCTTACAAAAGATTTAGGAGGAACAGCTTCTACTACAGATATGACTGATGCTATCATTGAAAACTTAAGATGA
- a CDS encoding aconitate hydratase — MKKSLVYKILEKNLLEGLLKEGKEVSIKVNQTLTQDSTGTMVYLQLESMGIKNIKTDLSVAYIDHNTLQSGFENADDHEFIKSAAAKYGIVFSKPGNGICHQLHLERFGKPGDVLIGSDSHTPTCGGLGMLSIGSGGLDVAIAMAKGYYYLKVPKILNIELKGKLNSWVSAKDVILYVLKELSVKGGVGYIVEYSGEGVKELSVTDRATITNMGAELGATTSIFPSDAVTKDFLIKQNREADFTEIYADENAVYDKKIIINLEDIKPMTAKPHSPDNVVCVKDINELKVDQVAIGSCTNSSYTDLMKVAKILKGKKVHPDVSLVISPGSSNIIKMMSDNGALGDLICAGARILEAACGPCIGMGQAPKTNAISLRTFNRNFKGRCGTKNADVYLVSPETAAVSAITGYLTDPSNFGQMPLVDIPDKFDVYENYFIYPTENRDNLEVIMGPNIKPFPVNQGLNEMINGKVLLKTGDNITTDDIMPSNAKLLPFRSNIPELSKHCFGTIVDNFDERAKNNDGGIVIGGENYGQGSSREHAALVPLYLGVKAVIAKSFARIHKANLINSGIIPLVFKDKEDYDRFDEFDDLELENIIEALNNKEELNLINNTKKITTKLIFKGSDRDIEILKCGGYLNYAKGLNN, encoded by the coding sequence ATGAAAAAAAGCTTAGTATATAAAATACTAGAAAAAAACCTATTAGAGGGATTATTGAAAGAAGGAAAAGAAGTCTCAATTAAAGTTAATCAGACATTAACACAGGACTCAACAGGAACAATGGTTTATTTACAATTAGAATCTATGGGGATAAAAAACATCAAAACTGATTTATCTGTAGCATATATAGATCATAATACACTTCAATCTGGATTTGAGAATGCTGATGATCATGAATTTATTAAATCAGCGGCTGCAAAATATGGGATTGTATTCTCTAAGCCGGGAAATGGCATATGTCACCAATTGCACCTAGAGAGATTTGGTAAACCGGGAGATGTGTTAATTGGTTCAGATAGTCATACTCCTACGTGTGGTGGTCTTGGAATGCTAAGCATAGGATCAGGAGGGCTAGATGTTGCAATAGCAATGGCAAAAGGGTATTACTATTTGAAGGTTCCAAAGATACTTAACATTGAATTAAAAGGGAAATTGAATTCATGGGTATCTGCAAAAGATGTAATATTATATGTATTAAAGGAATTAAGCGTCAAAGGTGGAGTAGGATATATAGTTGAATATTCTGGTGAAGGTGTAAAAGAACTATCAGTAACGGATAGAGCAACAATTACAAATATGGGAGCGGAACTTGGTGCAACGACTTCAATTTTTCCAAGTGATGCTGTAACTAAAGATTTCTTAATAAAGCAAAATAGAGAAGCTGATTTTACTGAAATATATGCAGATGAAAATGCAGTATATGATAAAAAAATAATAATTAATTTAGAAGATATAAAACCAATGACTGCTAAGCCACATAGTCCTGATAATGTTGTTTGTGTAAAAGACATAAATGAATTAAAAGTTGATCAGGTTGCAATTGGAAGTTGTACTAATTCTTCATATACTGATTTAATGAAGGTTGCTAAAATTTTAAAGGGTAAAAAAGTTCATCCTGACGTAAGTTTAGTTATTTCACCGGGCTCAAGCAATATAATTAAAATGATGTCAGATAACGGAGCTTTAGGTGATTTGATCTGTGCAGGAGCAAGAATACTTGAAGCAGCTTGTGGTCCATGTATTGGAATGGGACAGGCACCAAAGACAAATGCAATATCACTTAGAACATTTAATAGAAATTTTAAAGGTAGATGTGGTACAAAAAATGCTGATGTTTACTTAGTTAGTCCTGAAACAGCGGCTGTTTCAGCTATAACTGGATATTTAACTGATCCATCTAACTTTGGACAAATGCCTTTGGTTGATATACCAGATAAATTTGATGTTTATGAAAATTATTTTATATATCCAACTGAAAATAGAGATAATTTAGAGGTAATAATGGGTCCAAATATTAAACCATTCCCAGTTAATCAAGGATTAAACGAGATGATAAATGGAAAGGTGTTGTTAAAAACAGGTGATAATATTACCACTGACGATATAATGCCATCAAATGCTAAATTACTACCTTTTAGATCAAATATACCTGAGCTATCTAAACATTGTTTTGGGACTATTGTAGATAATTTTGATGAAAGAGCAAAGAATAATGATGGTGGAATTGTCATTGGTGGTGAAAATTATGGTCAAGGCTCAAGTAGAGAACATGCAGCACTTGTTCCTCTTTATCTTGGTGTAAAAGCAGTGATAGCAAAGTCGTTTGCTAGAATTCATAAAGCTAATTTGATAAATTCGGGAATAATTCCTTTAGTTTTTAAAGATAAAGAAGACTACGATAGATTTGATGAATTTGATGATTTAGAACTAGAAAATATAATAGAAGCACTTAATAATAAAGAAGAATTAAATTTAATTAATAACACTAAAAAAATTACTACCAAGTTAATATTTAAAGGTTCAGATAGAGATATAGAGATTTTAAAGTGCGGTGGATATTTAAATTATGCAAAAGGATTAAATAACTAA
- a CDS encoding sigma 54-interacting transcriptional regulator: MKLELIQDTVVSIAEAIANVLDIDVIIVDHECNIIGNTYKHMVSSEIIVDEKSVVGQVIATGKAASYIDINQSLQCRECQYLNDCIIQGMIAVPIYYENVVIGSIGTIIKDKNVQERIKLNIDGIVSFLEKMADLISSKLKNIEDYKKIELINKEKELIIETITDGIAFIDNEGKIIYSNNVFKEYFNVDSSIINKKITDIVPHNVIERFLYNRKNIFNKIITIDKYNVEFKGLITCVNTKVNDDVFGTLIILKKIEVAYKVINELSNNKSLATFDEIICKDETIKNIIREAKKIAITDNNILIKGEIGTGKKMFANAIHNFSSRKDNYFFVLNCNEISRDNYLLELFGISKNGKNIGKFQLANNGTIVFDEICELPLNIQNDLLNYLNTGQIELEKGVIVKDIDVRIIATTSKNIEKLALNREFNEELFYRLNSTNISIPPLKDRSREDFDMLVKHYINVFINLLNKKDIEINEDGLEILFKYQWKSNIKELKKIIERIVYQTNENIISETLIKKTLNIFSRNKKTVKIKKFDEYEKEILENALMQYEDSKNGKYIVAEKLDIGIATLYRKIKKYNL; encoded by the coding sequence ATGAAACTTGAATTGATACAGGATACTGTTGTAAGTATAGCAGAAGCTATAGCGAATGTTTTAGACATAGATGTTATTATAGTTGATCATGAGTGTAACATTATTGGTAACACATATAAGCATATGGTTAGCAGTGAAATAATAGTTGATGAAAAATCTGTAGTGGGACAAGTTATTGCTACAGGGAAAGCTGCTTCATATATAGATATAAATCAGTCGTTGCAGTGTCGTGAATGTCAATATTTAAATGATTGTATTATTCAAGGAATGATAGCAGTACCTATTTATTATGAAAATGTAGTTATTGGATCAATAGGTACTATTATTAAAGATAAAAATGTTCAAGAGAGAATAAAATTAAATATAGATGGAATAGTATCTTTTTTAGAAAAAATGGCAGATTTAATTAGTAGTAAGCTCAAAAATATCGAAGATTATAAGAAAATCGAATTAATAAATAAAGAAAAAGAGTTAATTATTGAAACTATTACAGATGGAATAGCTTTTATAGATAATGAAGGTAAGATTATATATTCGAATAATGTATTCAAGGAATATTTTAATGTAGATTCATCAATAATTAATAAAAAAATAACAGATATAGTACCTCATAATGTTATAGAAAGATTTTTATATAACAGAAAAAATATATTTAATAAAATAATTACAATAGATAAATATAACGTAGAATTCAAAGGGTTAATTACATGTGTTAATACAAAAGTGAATGATGATGTTTTTGGAACTCTAATAATATTAAAAAAAATAGAAGTAGCATACAAAGTTATAAATGAATTGTCTAACAATAAATCTCTTGCTACATTTGATGAAATTATTTGTAAAGACGAAACAATAAAAAACATAATAAGAGAAGCAAAAAAAATTGCAATTACAGATAATAATATATTAATAAAAGGTGAAATTGGTACTGGAAAGAAAATGTTTGCAAATGCAATTCATAATTTTAGCAGCAGAAAAGATAATTACTTCTTTGTTTTGAACTGTAATGAAATATCTAGAGACAATTATCTGCTAGAACTTTTTGGTATAAGCAAAAATGGAAAAAATATTGGAAAATTTCAGTTGGCGAATAATGGCACAATAGTATTTGATGAAATATGTGAGTTGCCTTTAAATATACAAAATGATTTACTTAATTATTTAAATACAGGACAAATTGAATTAGAAAAAGGTGTTATTGTAAAAGATATAGATGTTAGAATTATTGCTACGACTAGTAAAAATATAGAGAAATTAGCATTAAATAGAGAGTTCAATGAAGAATTATTTTATAGATTAAATTCAACGAATATTTCAATTCCACCTCTCAAGGATAGAAGCAGAGAAGATTTTGATATGCTTGTAAAACATTATATTAATGTATTTATAAATCTTTTAAATAAGAAAGATATAGAAATTAATGAAGATGGATTAGAAATACTATTTAAGTATCAGTGGAAAAGCAATATAAAAGAACTGAAGAAGATAATTGAGAGAATTGTGTATCAGACAAATGAAAATATTATTAGTGAAACACTGATTAAGAAGACACTTAATATATTTAGTAGAAATAAAAAAACAGTAAAGATCAAGAAATTTGATGAATATGAAAAAGAAATATTAGAAAACGCTTTAATGCAGTATGAAGATAGTAAGAATGGAAAATATATAGTGGCTGAAAAGCTAGATATAGGAATAGCAACATTGTACAGAAAAATTAAGAAATACAATCTTTAA